The Neurospora crassa OR74A linkage group I, whole genome shotgun sequence genome segment CAAACTTTTACATACGCTTTTTTTATCTGATGTGTACCGAGGACAACCTACACTTTTGCACTTGCCATGTCTGTATCGCAGAAGGGAACGCATTGATAACTAACATTGGCATCTTGCGCTTTCTAGGTCTTTCCAGTCAAGCATGCCACATCTGCCACAGTAACAAGTTACCTGCAACTGCCGGCTATGTCTGCTGTAGATACCCCAACTGGTGCCGCGAGCTCATCGAAGCCGGACCAGAATGAGCAGAATGGTCAAAACGGTGGGCGTGAAGACTCTGGCGGCTTCAAGCTAAAGTTTTGCACCGTCTGCGCCAGTAACCAGAATCGGTGAGCAATTTTACGCATCGCATCGTCACGCAACTGGATGACCCCGTCTAACCCTCACCAGCTCCATGGAAGGTCACTTGCGACTCTCTCTTGCAAATTATCCCGTGATTTCGTTTGGTACAGGCTCTCTTGTCCGTCTCCCCGGGCCGTCCATTACACAGCCCAATGTCTACAAGTTCAACGAAACATCATACGATAGTATATATCGGGAGTTGGAAGCCAAAGACCCTCGCTTATATCGCGCAAATGGACTGCTAAACATGCTTGGGAGAAACCGCCAAGTCAAGTGGGGCCCTGAGCGATGGCAGGACTGGCAGATTGGAATGCCTAGAACCAAGCACAAGGATGACAAGGGAGCTGATGGCATGGAGGGCGGCGTAGCTGATGTTGTCATCACCTGTGAGGAACGCTGTTGGGATGCTGTGATTGAAGATCTTCTCAACCGTGGCTCGCCACTTAACAGGCCTGTTCACGTCATCAACATCGATATCAAGGATAACCATGAAGAGGCATCCGTGGGAGGGCGAGCCATTGTCGATTTGGCAGACTCACTCAACAAGATTGCTGCCGAGGAGCGGGAGAAGGTTGGCGCTTCTGCCTTTGACTCGGGAAGCGTAGGCGCCAGATCAGGATTCGATGAGCGCGTACCGGACGTCCTGGCCGAGTGGCAGGAGAGATGGCCGAATCTTCCTGCGACATGGACTTTGGCTTGGTTCTAAGCATTGAATTGGCGTATTGTTTGAGCTCGTGCATCGTAAGGCGTTGGATGTTCTTTTTATTGCCTGGCGGGCGTAATCGCGGTTACGGACAGGGTGGGGGGTACATCTTTTTGGGTTCATGATTGATGACCAAACAACACAGACGAACAAGACGTTTTGGCCGTCACAACATAATGCTGATTTGGACTCGTAATCTCTATCAACAAGCCGTTGTTATCCGGGATTTATGaattctgctgctgccatgATTGGCTTCAACTTGCTATTTTGTGAGGTCGCACCCCTCCTGGTTTTCTCAGAATATGTCGACCTCCGTGATTTGGCAGGCCatttcctcttccaccaGCCAGACCGCCAATTAAGCATTTTGTTTGTTACGCATATGCTTACTTCTATCACAAACATAATAATATCGCATGCATACATGCTCGGAGATGGGAGCTCATCGGCCCACCTGACGAGTACCCTGCATGGTATCCCAAAAAGCATTTTAAGATGACGAGCCGCACGGTTCATTATACGCAACATTGGATGCAAAGAAAACATAGCAGAATTTTGGAGATCTTCCTTGCTTATTGGGATCTGGGGTACTCAACGGTTGCCAGCATCTAGAAAATATCGAAACATGCACAACCGGGCAACCGGCCGTGCCCCCGCAGTGAGCAGGCCTACTTGTGACAATGCAACTAAACGCGCGAAGGTCAAAAATGAAATACATGGGGCTGTGGTGGCCATTGGACACACACTTGGAAGACGAAGACCATTAAGGTTACTGCTAATGCATGTTGTCACTACCTATCATGTTGGGGTGTTGGGCGGGAGTGCCCGAGGTCGAGGTGGCATTTGATGTGATGCGGGTATGCCTACATACCCATGTGGATAAATCTCAATATCTATATCGTCGGTCTCAAGTAAGAATTGCATTGTATTTCGGCAGACGATTGCCGGTCTTGGGCTGTTTCACAACGAGACGTTTTAGTGGAATGATAAACCACTGCAGCGGCGCAGAGTCGATCACCGTTGACTAACATGAGAGACCTGCCATAGTAGAAATGCGAAGGGGGCTTGAAGTTGGCGATCCCGTCAGAGATGAAGACGCATTCTGAGGCCAGGATACCATGTGAGAAAGGGGCTCGAAAGAGGAAGTTGTCGGGGTGTCTCACAAGACTATTTAAATTGCTCCCATGGGGAAAAGGGAACAACAGCTGCTCGGTCGCCTACTAAGTGCCAGGCCGAGATTGATATCAGGCTTTTGTTCCCACTTCCCACTGTACGTCGACGGCCGGGGCTAGGGCCCAGGAAGCCCGACATCGAGATGCGAATATGAGGGGATTCGAGGCCGACAAGGAATGGATCTGGGTCCAGTTCCCTCTCCATTTAGACCATGGTGGCTCGGTTCCTTTGTCCCAGTCCCGGTCCCGGTCCTTTCGGAATCCCCTCTAATAGCTGCGTACATATGTGGTTGTTATGGTTTTGGTAGGGCAGTGCTTCTTATCCAACAATGCCCGGCACTTTGCTTCTTTGTGCGACCGCATATATAATCTCAAACCTCAGTGTTGTACATAGAAGAAGTCTAACGACAGTCCGTGGTAATGTGGAAAGTGGTGGAGTGCTGACCGTCCATCGTGTTCACTGCCGTCAGACACCGATGAGCCAACTCCTATCGTCCCCGTAACGACATGACGTCCCGAGATGTGCAAGATACCACTCCTTACCTATCGTTGGTGTTTGACTTTGGTTCTGGAAATGACTCTCCGCGCTCTCCCACCCCACACTAGTTGTAATTACGTAGAGGCATGCACTGGCAGCCCAAGCACCTTTGTGGAAGCTAAGGTAATTGCGCCGGCTTCCATTGTCTGTGGGAATCCGTACCTGCCGTAGCGCGCGACTAATAGGAAGGGAACTCACCCCTGACGCCGGCAGTGATGGGTCAAGTATACCAGGGATTGGTTCTGATTGGCTGAACGGTCACACCATTTCCAGTGTGGTCAGAGCCCCCGGGCGCTCTCACTCAAACCATTCACTGTGCCTCCTACTGTTCCTCGGAGAACATCGTCCACTGTACATATTGGGGCCTTGAATGATCAGGGGCTCTGCTGGATTCGATCCTGGATAAGTCGTGGTGGGCTCTTCGTGGGTTCCTCATTTCCAACTGAATCCATTGCGCGCCCGGAACACAGTAGAGGAGCCGTTCTCCCAAGAATCGTGGTCACCTCGCTACCCGGCATCGTGAGGAACTGGCCAGCGAAAGGTGAAAAGAGAATGAGCACCGTATGGCGAGCGAGCAACAATCCCGTCCTGGTCTCTCGTTTTCTCCCGTCCTGCCACTGCACCAATTCCGCCATCAACCGTCTGGATCTGGACGCcatctacctacatacccTACCCGGCGCTACGTCCCTTCGCCTGTCTTAGAGCTGCTCTGATTTGAGTGGCACTAACAAGCAAAGACGCCGTCCACTCGCTCGCTGTCCACACTTTCGGTACACCCCCCCGCCAAGCCGAACGTTAACCTTGAGGGCTACCTCTATTACCACCCAAAAGATCGCCACGATCCATCATCCAAAGAAGGGGCATCTGAAAACACCGCTACGAGTCAAGCCGTCGACCAGTCCATTCTTTCTGAGGCGAAACCTCTCCCATCATTCCAACTCCTGGCTTTCGATCGGCAACTGGAACAGCCACTCTGTTTGGCGACATCGCGCAGGGCATCGCAtaagtgtagtgtaccacCCCCCCTGTTCATGATCCCGCTCCCTTtgtcccccttccctttcgcGCCTCCAAAAGGGGAATTCAAAGGTTGACCGATATGCGTTTCATGCTCCCACAGTAACACAAAGTCCTGCCACGAGGAACACCCGCGAGACCCTTCTGCTGTCGAGGGCGCACAGCATATGCTCGATTTGTCTCAACACCAGCTCTGCGACAGTCCGCGTCTTTTGGGAGcctgtacctctacttgCTGAGACCGCGAAGTATCCACGAACCGGCTACCTTCGCCTTTACTAGGGACACACACGGGTTGACGACAAGACAATTGCATCAAGCCTCCATTGTCATTTGCGCACCACGTCCATCTTTCCTATTGCGTCCGACTGGTCGATTGGAAGCGGGCGGTGAACGAATACCATGAATGTTCGCAATGCACCATTGTCACCAATCTCTCAAGGCGCCCCAAGCGACTGGAACCATCCACCGAACGACAACAATCTCGGACAATACAATACTCCTCCCGACTCCGCGAACCCTGCCGGCGCTATGAACGGCGGCTTCTCCCCGATGCCTCAGAGCCCGAATGGGGcaccctctcctccaccgtccGTTGGCCGATCCAGCACCGGCATGTATGCGAGGAGTGTAAAGAGCCAGAGTCAACAAGGGGAAAACCAGGAGTTGGTTCTGTCCGACCACTACATCTCGCTCAAGCGCTATCTGTCAGCCACCTCACGCGACGGCAATCCGAAACCGCCGCCGAACAAGGCCCGCGACAAGCTGCAACGCCTTACTGAGGTGCAGTTTCTTGAGCTCAGTACCGATGTTTATGATGAATTGAAGCGCCGCGAACAGGTGGCCCGAAGAGGACCTAATGCTCCCCCCGAGACTGCCCCGCCCGATTTTCTTCTGCCTCAGGATAATTTCCATCCTAAACGGAACCAGGCTCGCCAGAAACTGTCGTCCCTAGGTCCTCCTAGGTTTCGCGATCTCGCCACCGATGTCTTCTGCGAGTTGGAGAGGCGGTATCCTAACTTCGCCAATCTGGAGATGCCTCTCAATGCCAGCCCGATTGCGATGCGTGGCCCGCCAAGCCGCTCGGGAACACCAAACAACGGAATGGGCGGCTTCCCTCCCAGAGGTCAAAGTCACAGACGCCCTTCGGAGGCGAGCTCAGTACGAAGTGCACGGAGCGGTCCTCCGATGCCCCCTATGATGAATGGTGGCTACGGCGTTCCCCCATCTCCTGGCCTGCCGCCGAATGGCGACTATGGGCGTCCCATGCCAAAACAATTCCAGAGCAACACAATCGTCCCAAACAAGAGTACCATggtcgaggaggacgacgagggcAACCTTATGAGCCCAGGTCAGGGTGGTGATATGTATGGCAATGGCAGGAGGTCTATGGGCCAGGCGTTCGAGGTCAGtttcgccttttttttttttttttttttttttcgcccTCGGGGATACTGTCATGTGCTAACTCAACGTAGGCCGACAGGAAGCTTATTCAGGACTACGAAAATCAGGTCAGAGAGCTGCAGGAAAAGGTCGACaacatggagatggagatgaggaagaaggacgaggagcTGAATAACATGCAGTCCGGGGATGGCAACAAGAAAGATTGGGACGAGACCAGGCAAAGCTTGGAGACGAAACTGGCAGAGGCCCAGGAACTGAACGACTCGTTGCAAAGGGAACTCGACCGCATCAGGGAGGAGCATGAGGACGAGACGAGAAAGCTTCGGGAAGGACTCGAGGATGGTCGACAATCAGGCGGCAAAGGAGACGGCGATCTGGCGCGAGAGAACGAGGAACTGCGACAATCTTTGCAAGAACAGCAGCAAATAACGGACGAGGTCCGTCGCGAGGCCCAGGAGTTCTTGCGGGAGATGAGGACGTTGTCTCAACAAAGCGGGGCTGCTTGGGAGAGACAAACGGAGTTGGAGAGGACGATTGAGAGTTTGGAGAAGGAAGTCAAGGAATGGAGAAGTCGATATGCACGCACCCAAACACAGTTACGCAGCATGCGTGATTCGTCAGAGGGTGTACCACTCGAGCAGAACGCCGGCAAATACGTACGGGAAAAGGGTTTTGTCGAAGACTCTGGGCTTGTGAAGGACCTTCACGTTACCAAGTTCCAGATTGCGATAGACGAGCTCCTGCAGCGCGCTCGCAACGATAACCCCGAGCGCGTAATTGACTCTATGAAAGCAGTCGTAGTCAGTGTCCGTCGTATCGCTAAGGATATCGACGAGAATCCACAAAACGACAGCATTCTCCAAGAGAAGGCCAAGCTAAAGGCTCGGGTATCATCGACTGCCAACAACCTGATCACCGCATCCAAGAACTTTGCCAGCTCCGCGGGCATCTCTCCTGTATCTCTGCTTGATGCAGCTGCATCTCACTTGGTTGCAGCAGTCATCGAGCTGCTCCGCGCCGCCAAGATCCGCACCACGCCTGCCGGTGaattggaagaggaggatgatgggacAGTAACTCCCGTCGGCTCAGCCAGCTTCTTTTCTCCGCGCAACGGCCAAAGCCAGACCTCGAGTGTCGCCTCTGCCCACGAGGTACTAGCGCAACCTCCGGCTTTCCAAGGgctaggaggaggaggaggcagcaGGATTAGTGTCGACTCGTCTGCCTACAGCGCCAACTCGCCGCGCGAATCATACGCCGAAAGCAAACCCACCGCTCCGGACCCTCGCCGAGTCGAGGACCTCAAGTTCTATCTCCAGGACAAGACCTCGGTCATGGTAGAGACGATCCAGAACCTGGTCCAGCTGATTCGCAGCGACGCCAACATCAACCAACTGAGCGGCGAGATCGCCATCATTACTGACGTAGTCAGCAAGGTAGTCGCCGAGACGGACTCGTGCCTGGGCAGCAGCGCGAGCAGCACTGTTGTCGACGTCGTGCGCAGGCTAAGCAAATGCAGCGACCGGCTCAACGAGGCCGGCCAGCACGGCATCGACCTCGACGCCCAGGGTAGCAGCCCCACGAGCCGCGAGTGGCGCATGTGGGCGCAGACGCTGCCGCCCATCGCGTTCGAGCTCGCCAGGGATACCAAGGAACTCGTACAGCAGGTGGATCGGTTGGCGGCTGCCGGTATGAATGATGGCGCTGATGACTTTGCATGATACCAAAACAACATAAGACAAGACAACTACGCATGAAGTCAAGAATTGCGGAAGAAAAAGGCTGCAATGTCTATTCTTTTTATCAACTTCTGGCTTCTTTTacctcttttctcttctcctgtTTTTGGTTCTTCTTTCCCGGTCGAGCTGGGGCAACAGTCAGTCGTCTGTGACTTTGTAAAAAGTTTCTTGTATCGCGCATTTTGCGTTCCGATCCCTCACCATTATCGTCAACATGTTCCTGGTGTATGTATGCATTGATCGGAGGGACGGATCGATGGGAGGACAACGGACAGTCTGGCGGTTGTATAGTTGGGGGTCGTTATAGCTTTGTGGATTGATTTGTTTAACttggagaaaaaaaaggttggGATACTGAAGTGTTGGTTGGGGGCGTGAGGAGAGGAGCCAAggtgaagaaaaaaaagagagggaaagaaagagaaaatcAAAGGGGGAGAGGATTGACCGATCTCAACtgtttctccttctcctctcatGTTTATCTATCTACCTTTGTCTCTTTGATGTAATGTTTATCTTTAGTGTTTGATTAtccattttcttttccccatcccccccttccttcttttagcttcttccccttcttcttcactacctacctttcTTGCTTTCTTATCATCTTATTCGTCCGTCCtaccattcattcattcacgCGCTCGCGTCCTtgtgctgcttctgctcttGTATATACTTTTCACTTTTCCATCCTTCTTTCTACACGTGTTCCTGGATGTATGTGCGTATCACTGTTAGACCATTTTCCATCTTCTATTGTTCTCGCATCGTGTGCATCTGTTATACATCTTTctgcttttcttttttttcttgcatTGCCTGGACATTGCTTTATAGAGGTGAGTGGCAGAGAGAATGATGAGATTGGTCAATCGCAGCAAGACTTTGGAAGAAGCTAcggaggggggtggggggaagaaaagaggaaaagaggatATCAGGCTGTTGAGCTATAGAGAGCATATATCATACCACAGCATACCCTACCATGACTACATGATCGATAAAATGTAGTGCGATGCAGCCTTTACTTTGGATCTTCTTAGCTTGAGTATCACAACAACTCGGTTTCAACAAATAAGTATGAAtgagggaaagaaaagaaaggaagagtgATATAACCTAGGCTACaatgaaaagaaaacccAATAAAGTTCTTTGGTGGTATCAATCAAAAaggtaaaaataaaaaaaatctcACAACCTTCTCCAAACCGAATAACAAAGACAAACATCAACACTGGTAATCCTCATAAGACACCGTTTGTCCGTCCATCCGTCCATGCATTCAAATGCAAAGCGAT includes the following:
- the spa2 gene encoding spa2-like protein; the protein is MNVRNAPLSPISQGAPSDWNHPPNDNNLGQYNTPPDSANPAGAMNGGFSPMPQSPNGAPSPPPSVGRSSTGMYARSVKSQSQQGENQELVLSDHYISLKRYLSATSRDGNPKPPPNKARDKLQRLTEVQFLELSTDVYDELKRREQVARRGPNAPPETAPPDFLLPQDNFHPKRNQARQKLSSLGPPRFRDLATDVFCELERRYPNFANLEMPLNASPIAMRGPPSRSGTPNNGMGGFPPRGQSHRRPSEASSVRSARSGPPMPPMMNGGYGVPPSPGLPPNGDYGRPMPKQFQSNTIVPNKSTMVEEDDEGNLMSPGQGGDMYGNGRRSMGQAFEADRKLIQDYENQVRELQEKVDNMEMEMRKKDEELNNMQSGDGNKKDWDETRQSLETKLAEAQELNDSLQRELDRIREEHEDETRKLREGLEDGRQSGGKGDGDLARENEELRQSLQEQQQITDEVRREAQEFLREMRTLSQQSGAAWERQTELERTIESLEKEVKEWRSRYARTQTQLRSMRDSSEGVPLEQNAGKYVREKGFVEDSGLVKDLHVTKFQIAIDELLQRARNDNPERVIDSMKAVVVSVRRIAKDIDENPQNDSILQEKAKLKARVSSTANNLITASKNFASSAGISPVSLLDAAASHLVAAVIELLRAAKIRTTPAGELEEEDDGTVTPVGSASFFSPRNGQSQTSSVASAHEVLAQPPAFQGLGGGGGSRISVDSSAYSANSPRESYAESKPTAPDPRRVEDLKFYLQDKTSVMVETIQNLVQLIRSDANINQLSGEIAIITDVVSKVVAETDSCLGSSASSTVVDVVRRLSKCSDRLNEAGQHGIDLDAQGSSPTSREWRMWAQTLPPIAFELARDTKELVQQVDRLAAAGMNDGADDFA
- a CDS encoding SSU72; this encodes MSAVDTPTGAASSSKPDQNEQNGQNGGREDSGGFKLKFCTVCASNQNRSMEGHLRLSLANYPVISFGTGSLVRLPGPSITQPNVYKFNETSYDSIYRELEAKDPRLYRANGLLNMLGRNRQVKWGPERWQDWQIGMPRTKHKDDKGADGMEGGVADVVITCEERCWDAVIEDLLNRGSPLNRPVHVINIDIKDNHEEASVGGRAIVDLADSLNKIAAEEREKVGASAFDSGSVGARSGFDERVPDVLAEWQERWPNLPATWTLAWF